Part of the Deltaproteobacteria bacterium CG2_30_66_27 genome, GCGCCTTGAGGAATGAGACCATCCGGGCAGGCTGGAACCGGATGGGGCGGATGAGGTTCGCCGGGATCTCCGATTGACGGTTTCCGTAACAGACGACGGCGTCGAGAGCCCCGGTGCGATACGCCGCCCGGGCCGTGTGGAACAGGACGTTCGAAATCCCGGTTCCCCCGGCCTTCGCGAAGCACGATATGACGATTCCCATCGAATACCTGTCAGGACGTCTTCGCCAGGAGCCAGACGAACCGGTCCGCGAACATCGCTTCCCAACGTTTGCGGATCGTGAAAACCCGCCTCTTCCCGGACCTTGCCTTGTAAAGTGTCATCGTGTCGACGAAGGGAAGATACCCGTAACTCGCCGTCGCAGTCACCCGAAGGCCGGCCTCTTCCCATTTCCTTTCCAGCTGTTCCTTCACCCAAAACCGGAAATGGTACCCTTCGTCGTCGGGAGCGCGCCCCTTGAGCGCCTTCAGGCGCCTCCGATACGATGCATTGTTCGGCGTCGTAAAGAGGACCTTCCCCCCGGGGGTGAGGACACGCGAGACCTCGTGGAAGGCGTGCTCCGCCCGGACCAGATGTTCCGCCACCTCGATGAAGGTGACGCAGCTGAACGATCCGGGTTCGAAGGGGAAGTCGCCGTTCAGGTCCACGACTTCTGCCTGGAATCCCATCCGCCGCAAGGCCTCCACGTTTCCCGGCGAGATGTCGATGCCCGTCGCCTCCCAGCCCAGTTCGGACACCTTCGCGGCAAGACCGCCGCCGCCGCAGCCGACGTCGAGCAGCTTCCGGTTCCCGAAAGGCGCGGGAAGGATCCGGAACGCGAACTGGTGCCAGCGCTGGTCGGCCTGGAAGCCGCGCTCGGCGTTCAGGCAGTCCGGTGGAACCGCCGGTATCGTATTATCCATCGATCGGGGAACCTCGGGTCGGTCTGACGCATGGGATTTTTTTATTAAAACAGGATCAAGCGTGAAATGGTACGGTATATTCACCTTTACCTGGAAGGAGCCGGACATGAAAAACACCTCTCCCGTCGACACGAACCCGGCTTCTCCCGAGGGGGAAACCGGGAACTTGGCGAGCCAGGCGTTCTGGGAACGGAATTGGACGATCAAGAAGCGTTCCGGGCAGTACAACCCCCGAAACTATTCCCATCAGCGGTACGACGCGTTCTTCCGGCGACACCTTCAGGGGGCGGCAGGGCGCACGATGCTCGAGGTCGGTTGCGCACAGTCGTCGTGGCTCCCCTATTTCCACCTTACTTTCGGCTGCCGGGTGGCGGGGATCGACTATTCCCCTACCGGATGCCGGATGGCGAGACAACTTCTCGACGAGGCAGGGGTCCCCGGGGATGTCCTCGAGCGCGACCTGTTCGCCGACAACAGCGATCTCGAGGGGACCGCCGACTTCCTTTATTCCCACGGCTTCATCGAGCACTTCGAGGACACGGTGGGAACGCTGATCCGGATGCAACGCTTCATGAAACCGGGGGGAACGATCCTCACGGTCGTGCCGAATTTCGTCGGATGGTCAGGGCGTGTCCTGCGTGCCGTCAACCCCGAGGTATACCGGATGCACATAATTCTGGACCTGCAGGACCTCGAGCGGGTGCACCGCGATGCGGGTTTCACGACCGTGGAGGCGGGGTATTTCGGCTCCATCGCCTCGGAGGTGGTGAAATATCCCGTGCCGACCCCCTTCCGCCTTCGGGTACTCCGGAAGATCCTCAAGAAGATCACGAAAACATGCTGGCTCCTCTTCCGTGCCACCGGGCATCACCCCGAAACCCGCCGCTTCTCCCCCTACATCGCGTACGTCGGAATCCGTACCGATTCTTAAGGACTCTTCCGGGAACGACGGATCTTCTTCGCCGACGCAAGCATTTCGTAGAACCCCTCCGTCCTCTCGCACATCGCCGTCGACGAGTAGCGGGAGAGGACGAGGGCCCGGCCCGCCGCCCCGAGGCGTTCCCGAAGCTCCGGTTCGGCGAGGAGCCGCGCGATCGCATCCGCGAAGGCGGACGGGTCCCCGGCGGGGCAGAGAAGCCCCGTCTCCTCGTGATGGACCACCTCCGGGATCCCGCCGATGGGGGACGCGACGACGGCGCGGCCCATCGCCAGCGATTGCAGGATGACCTGCGGGACCCCCTCGAACCGGTCGGAGGGCAGGACGACCACGTCGGAAGCCGCGACGATCTCCGGGATATCCTGTCGATACCCGGTCATCCGGACTGCGTCGGCCAGATCCTTCCCGGCGATCTCGCCGGCGATCCGCTCCCGCTGCGGCCCTTCGCCCACGATCAAGGCACGCACGGGTGAGCCCCCCTCGCGGAGGAGGCGGACCGCTTCGATGAACACGTCGTGGCGCTTCCAACTGCGCAGAACGCCGATCATCGAGACGAGCGGCTCTTCCCGACCGACGCCGAATTCGGCGCGCACCGGGTCGCCTGAAACGTCCGGCGAGAAGCGTTCCATATCCACGCCGGTGGGGATCGATACCACGCGGTCGGGGTCGATCCCCACCCCGATGAGGTGCTCCCGGATCATCTCCCCCGTGGTCACGTAGCCGTCGGGCCAACGATAGATGAGGTTGTACCATCCCCTCCGCACCGGGACGGAGATGTGGCGCGTCCGGAGGAGGAGGGGAACGCCGGCGACTTTTGACGCGATGGACCCCACCCACGAATCCTTCCCGCTGTGGGTGTTGACCACATCGACTTTTTCCCGCCGGAAGAGGCGAACCATCCCGGCGACCGCGGCGGCGTCGAACGAGGAGCGGATCGGCATCGGATGGACGGGAACCCCCGCCTCTTCCGCCCCGCGCCGGATCTCCGCCTCGGGGCGGCAGACGACGACGGCCCGGTGTCCGCGACGGATCATTTCCCTGCATTCGAGAAGGATCCGGTGCTCCTGCCCGCCGAACCCGTCGGACCACTCCGTGTGGACGATGGACCACACGTCAGGCGCTTCCGGAATCCATGGCGGCCGGGAGGCGTCCGCCTACAGGGTGCACTTGACGATCCGGTGGTAGGTGTTGTCCAGGTTCTTGACCAGTCGCCGGGCGGTCGTGCTCCTTCCGAACTCGCAGCTCTTGCAGATAAAGTCATCGCTGCAGGGATGCCCCTGGTAGATCTGACCGAGAACCTCGAGGGCCCTTTCCGAGTTCCATACCTCCTGGAGGGAGTGCTCCCTCACGTTCCCGAGAATCACCTTCCGCGCCATGTCTTCGCAGCACAGGACGACATCCCCGTTGTACGCGATCACCATGTCCCGAATCGGGAGGTCCTTCTTGCACCCCCGTAGACGATTTCCCGAGTATTTCAGCGACCACCGCGACAACCCCGGAAGCAGGCCCGTCCGGGAATTGGGGAGGAATATCTTGACGGAAACCCCGCGCCTCTTCCAGTAGCCCTTCACGCGGAGGACCTCTCCCACGGGCCAGCCATGCGGAATCGCGCGAATCTTGACAAGGGGTCTCGGGTACCGGCCCAACAGGTAATCGACGTTCCGGAGAACCGGCCCGATATCGAGCCCCATCACGTTCCGGTAGACCTCGGGAGTGATGCCGTGGCAACTGACGTAGATCTCACCTCGGAACCCGGTTTCGATGAGGCGATCCGTCTTCTCGGGGGTCAGCAGATAGGCGTTGGTCTGGATGACCAGCTCGAGCCCGGACTTCAGGACATACTCGATCTTCCAGAATATGCCGGGGTCGACGAAAAGCTCCCCCATGTAGCAGAAGATGACGTGCCCCCGCACGTTGTGTTGTCGCTTGATCCCCGCGAATTCATCGACAATCCTTCGGAAAAGCCCTTCCTCCATGTATCCCATGGACAATTGTTTGTGCAACGTCGGGTACGGACAGGTCCGGCAACTGGCGTTGCAGAAGGAGTGCACATCCAGAAGAAGACTTGACGGATATGGCTGCCGGATGATGCCGTTGATGGTAAGAGGGGGAAACACGGTTCCTCCTGGTCCTCCGGGGGAAGGCCCGTCTCCCGAGGCATCCGAAGTATACATTATCGTGGAGACCGGGGAATGGCAGGATGGGAGAGGATTCGATCCACCGCCTCCGTCACCTTTTCGACGGATAGATCCTCCATGCAGCGGCTCCGCTTCGTCCCCTCGCACCCGTCCTTCCCGCAAGGCACGCAATCCCACTCCTCCTGGACGACCGCGTGGCGCCCGACAAACCGGGTTCCCCCCTTCCCCTGGACGGAGTACCCCCAGTCGATCCCTTCCCACGGCGCCCAGTTGAACGCCCCGGTCGGTCCGAAGAGCGCGACCGTCGGCGTGCCGACCGCGGCCGAGACGTGCATCGGCGCCGAGTCGACGCCGACGAACAGTCGCGCCGAGGCGATCACCGCGCCCAGATCCTTGAGCGACAGGAGGCCCGCCAGGGAAACGGCCCGCCCCCCGGCCCGTTCCCGGATCCGTTCCGCCTGCGCCACCTCCACGGGCGCGGGGCCCGACGTCACCACGGGAGCGAACCCCCGATCCGCGAGATGGGAGATCACTCCCGCCATGCCGTCCTCCGTCCAACATTTGAAGGTCCACCGGGAGGTCGGCTGGACGACGGCGAACGGGTGGCCCGGCGCGATCCCCGCCTCCCGGAGGATCCGGACCGCCTTTTCCCGGTCCTCGTCGGAGATGGAGAAACGCAGGCGAAGGCCCGCCGGCGGGATTCCCGCCGCGGCCACGACATCCAGATCCCTCAAGACGGCGTGCCGATACCGATCGTGAGGACCGCACAGGTGGGTAAAAAGGATCTCCTTCCCGAGGAACCCCTTCCGGTTGGGGGTGACGCCGACGCGGTACCGCGCCCCCGAGAGCGCCGAGAGGAACGCGCCGCGATCCCCCTCGGTAAGGTTGATCGCAAGCTCCGGCCGGAAGGCACGGAGGGATCGGACCAGGGCCGCCTCCT contains:
- a CDS encoding putative lipopolysaccharide heptosyltransferase III, which encodes MAGSLLGRDLRSIAVFMLRHIGDTLLSTPAFHALRAAFPSTRILAVVNEGTQEMLEGNPDIDEIVVFHRRLRNEGGFGRWKEEAALVRSLRAFRPELAINLTEGDRGAFLSALSGARYRVGVTPNRKGFLGKEILFTHLCGPHDRYRHAVLRDLDVVAAAGIPPAGLRLRFSISDEDREKAVRILREAGIAPGHPFAVVQPTSRWTFKCWTEDGMAGVISHLADRGFAPVVTSGPAPVEVAQAERIRERAGGRAVSLAGLLSLKDLGAVIASARLFVGVDSAPMHVSAAVGTPTVALFGPTGAFNWAPWEGIDWGYSVQGKGGTRFVGRHAVVQEEWDCVPCGKDGCEGTKRSRCMEDLSVEKVTEAVDRILSHPAIPRSPR